The following are encoded in a window of Candidatus Methanoperedens sp. genomic DNA:
- a CDS encoding Fic family protein, translated as MILNIRPPSFMKSNDSSQLNPVLIAGISHYEFVRIHPFVDGNGRTARALATLILYLKEFDIKKFFALDDYYDSDRLAYYRVLNSIDQKTLDLTGWIEYFTDGVLLSLTKVKEKVLQLSLEKHKKDSKGQLALTEKQTKVIEYMILNGRITSGEIQKMFKISRPAAYKEIKKLIEQNLIQPKGTGRAIYYVIK; from the coding sequence ATGATCTTGAATATTCGTCCCCCTTCCTTTATGAAATCAAACGACTCATCTCAACTTAATCCTGTTCTTATTGCTGGAATATCACATTACGAATTTGTAAGGATCCATCCTTTTGTAGACGGTAATGGCAGGACTGCGAGGGCGTTAGCGACCCTTATCCTTTATCTCAAGGAATTTGACATTAAGAAATTCTTTGCATTAGATGATTATTACGACAGCGACAGACTGGCATATTACCGCGTTTTAAATTCCATTGATCAGAAAACACTTGATCTCACAGGATGGATCGAATACTTTACAGATGGCGTTCTTCTCTCCCTCACAAAAGTAAAGGAGAAGGTATTGCAGCTTTCTCTGGAAAAACATAAAAAAGATTCAAAAGGACAGTTGGCTCTTACAGAAAAACAGACTAAGGTTATTGAATATATGATTTTAAATGGACGAATAACAAGTGGCGAAATCCAAAAGATGTTTAAAATATCACGTCCTGCAGCATACAAGGAAATTAAAAAGCTAATTGAACAAAACTTAATCCAACCAAAAGGCACTGGTAGAGCTATATATTATGTTATCAAATAG
- a CDS encoding nucleotidyltransferase domain-containing protein: MTDSDEKTDLEQIVNTTLNEISSIKAIYLFGSIAKGKENEKSDYDIAVIVREYPENDLDKIARVRYSLLGEIKRPLEILLIGMDDLEYSSPFLYEIKRLIST; encoded by the coding sequence ATGACAGACTCTGATGAAAAAACAGACCTTGAACAAATAGTCAACACAACATTAAATGAAATCAGCAGCATCAAAGCTATATACCTATTTGGCAGCATCGCAAAAGGAAAAGAGAACGAAAAAAGCGATTATGACATTGCTGTAATAGTAAGAGAATATCCGGAAAATGACTTAGATAAAATAGCCAGAGTAAGATATTCCCTTCTTGGAGAAATAAAAAGACCGCTTGAGATATTGCTCATTGGTATGGATGATCTTGAATATTCGTCCCCCTTCCTTTATGAAATCAAACGACTCATCTCAACTTAA